The genomic interval TTTAGCATCTTTGTGAATATCTAAGcattttaaaaaaagttacaAAATGTTTCATCTACACAGTTACCCCAGTGATTGGAAAGATAAGAATAAATCAATTTTAGCCACGTCCGTATCATCCCAAACGCTGGGAACTACTTTGTGCAGGGTTGCAATTATGGTCAAAACAAAGCTGGCACCAATATTGCGCACATCCCAATGAAGGGCCTCCATCAAATATTAATCCATTATTTTCTGCTGGTTACTGGGATCATTTTTGTTTCTTCACAAAAACAAGGTTTGTGGACAAAAGGACAATTCACATCACAACTTAGTCACCGGATTTTTTATTCTCCCTTCACTCACATATTTATCAACTTTCCCCTTAAATGAACTGACATTTCCCCCAATAACTTCATGTGGCAGCCGCAAGCTCCACAGTTAATGCATTCcaagtattttttattttaattgtatatagagtcatacagcataaaaacaggcccttcagcccaattgatCCAGGCCAACCAAACATCTGCCAGTGTTTGACCCATTGCCTCTATatttttcctatccatatacctgcccaAGTTGTCGTTTAAATGCTcttattgtccctgcctcaactacctcctctggcagcttgttccatacacccaccaccctcatacGTTCAGTATTTACGTAATGTTTCAGTAATTTGTGTAGAAGGGGCAAGTATTCCTTGTAGAACAATGAACTACAGGGGAAAGCTCAAACATAGTGGAGACGAGGCAGAGGCAGGGGCCGAGGCCGTGCTTCAAAACAACATTAAACATATTTCTGATTCAGAAATCAAACACCAATTTTGAGTGATTGCAAGACGACCTCCACTGACAACATACATGGCTGGGAGTGCCCGGTAAAGATGAACCCCCCACCAGTTATGGATCCACTGTGTACCTCATTGAGCATTAggggaggaatgtgggggagaggaagaagtCACGAACGACATAATTAGAAATCATCCTGCGTTGGAACTCACTATAAAAGTTAAGTCACAATGTAATTGGATGTTGGACTATGGCCTTAAATTATACcgcacattttaaaataaataaacaccTTAAGTTGCTCGTAGGAGGAATAACTTAGAGGTCACGAGCGCGTTTCTGGCTGAAGGAATGTCAATCTGTAGACTTTTTGTTAACCTCAGGACTCAAGACGAGAACCAGAGTAGCTGAAATCCCAAGTGTGTCGACAGAGGTCTTTGCAGTGAGCAGGGGTTACCCAGGCAGGTCAACATCTCGGGCCTTCCTGCAGCACTCATTTCCTGAGCAGCCCAGGGTCTTCCAGCAATAAAGCTAATGGCACTTCCTAGCTGGACATGTTCAGGCAGAGCTGTCCATCACTGGTCACACAAAGGGAAACGCTGGTTCCCATTAGGAGCTTACATTACCAGGTGCCATTAATAAGGCCAGGAGTAAATAGGaccaagcggggggggggggggggggggggggggggggggggggggggggggggggggggggggggggagggagagagaagggggcagggagggggtggggggggggggtggagagagggcgaGCCAGCCAGGCAGATGGAAAGACAAGCCAGTTAAAtgtgtttatttcagattttatttcATGCTGATGCCGTACATGACACCAGAGGTTGCTCAAACAGAACGGGCTAAATCCCTCCCACAAGGCACCAATATCTTCAGATAAATACGGAGGCATTTTAATTTGTGATCTGTTGCTGCAACTGGTGTGTTGAAGGCAACGACTAGACAGAACACATTGTCACACAGCATGCaggacaagagagagttagatttagctcttagggctaaaggaatcaagggatatggggaaaaagcaggaacggggtactgattttagatgatcatatagattggcggtactggctcgaagggccgaatggcctactcctgcaccgatttttgtTTCTAAGTGGCCGGCCTCTGCTGCCTGTGCTGGATGGCTATACATGCAGTCTCACACTGCTGCTCACTCCTTGCACCCCTATCATTCACCCTCCATTCCTGTTCTAGTAATGTGCAGGAAggtactgtagatgctggtttcaattgaaggtagacacaaaatgctggagtaactcagcgggagtaactcagcgggagaggcagcatctctggagagaagaatgggtgatgtttcgggtcgagacccttctttcagactagtgtatcgacccaaaacatcacctattccttctctccagagatgctgcctgtcccactgagttactccagctttgtgtctatctccaattatATGGCTCCTGATAAAGATTTAAACAAAGTGCGTTCCCACTAGTCTTAACCCTGTAACAGCTGCAGGTAATTAAGTGGCAAATACAAAATGGGACCAGTGTCTGTGCAGCATCAGAACACAGTGCTGGCCACCATAACTTCAATAGTCAGGATGGGGAAACTAACCGtgtgggaagcaactgcagatgttggtttaaactgaagatagacacagtctgaagaagggtcttgactgaaacgtcacccattccttctctccagagatgccatctaGGTAAACTAACTTCTCTGAATCTGAAAGCCCACCTTAAATCTGAGCATTACATCATTCAATCTTGTGTTTATATCACAGTAAAAAGTCCCCCCTCTCACAACAGAAATCCAATTTAAAAGTCTATTCTGAGAAAATATGCTTTGACAATCGAGGTAGAAGAGTCAGCATTTCTAAACATATATAAAAAGCCAAGCCTAGTGGGGAAAACAGGCAGCGACATCTCCGACACGGTGCAGCCATTCACTACCAGACTGCCCCCCCGTTCCAAATCTCTCTTGTATCTACGCTCCCCTCACATTTCCGCCTGAACACTAAGCCAGGTGACAGGtgaggaactccaagccgctgagagtgttcttccgacaccggagctccatcattcgacgagagggcctgaaacatcgggctgccgtagcggcgagtgcggaggcctcaataggccacgactgcgggtgaacaagaggaagatgactgaactttgttgccttccctcagtgggaaacgttgattccgctacggaggatgttttatgtttaattctacaatgttgtgtttatcttatctgtgtgctgcatggtaactcacatttctctgcaccaattggtgtatgtaacaataaatgtcctttgtgatCGGAACATAAATGCTGCTGGCCAGCATTTTGGGTTGATTAGCGTTTTATCAGACTTGTACAGAGTGCAAAGCTCAATTTCATTATCAAATGACTGCAGAACcttttcttctgtcgtatgtcttttagacctgcagctccgttgaggcgaggacTTGCACATGCAGTGGCAAACTACGGGGAAATATCAACCAACAAAAGATACGGACATGGTCTCTGTCTCGATCTGTCCATCATTAGCCCCTTACTCCCACAGATAAACTGGTTAATACACGGCCTGGATTAGCAATGAATGGAAGTAAAGGCATCATCTTCCTCCCCATCTTCACCCCCTCTCTACATCCCACAGTCACTGCTGGTATCCTCACATCCAGCAGTTTCACAAATATTTAAATTTGTACCACTTTTTGCTCAATGTTCTTATTTATCACTATATTTGCTCCCGTCTCCTATGACAACTCTGACGTACACCAAGACTTTACTGATGTAGGTCCATGCTCCATGGGTTAGTAGATGGGTCTATGTTGGACATGTCTCAAGTCTCATTCCACTTCACCCATGGCTTCATCCACCCTGTACACACGTGGCTTATTTTACCATCTTGTACACTTTACACTTGCCTGTATTAATCTGCCCTCAATTCAAGACTGATTCTATGAGGCTTACAGGCACAGTGGGATGTTTTTTTACCCCTTAAGCTGTTCCTCCTGACACATGCAACTTTTTCATTAACACAGTCTAATAAAAGGTCAGTCAATCAATCATCCACTGGTTAAGATAAGGACTAACGAGATTAATCTTTGCAAACGGAATTTAACTAAATTATAAAAATGTTATTTTTCCACAGAAAGTGATTAGAGCACAAGGCAGTCAGGCAAACGCTGTTAAAGTGGATCGTTTAAACAATAAAAACATATTCATAAAGTCAGTAAGTTTAATCGGGCTGAAACAGCAAGTTGTGAAAGAGATGGGACTGAACTGGTTGTGAAGCGATCGCTGGGATTGGTTTGAAAGCACAACAGGAACATTGCAAAACTTAGAGGAGTTCCAACAAAGGAGATGCATTGCTCACCTATGCTGCTCGATAGCTTCATTCCCGGCCAGCTCAATGCCACAGACGTTACACCGCTCACTGGCAGATCTATTCTCAGTCTTCATGCCCACAGCCAGTTCGCCCAACTTGCTGAAAAGTTCCCTCTGGATGAAGCCTTGAGGCATGAGGCCGGCGTACCCGCTAAAGTCCATCGCCATGGAGAGTGCAGGCTGTACGTGCAGGGCAGACGAGAGGGAGGCGGGAACCTCCAGCAGCCCGTCAGGCCTGCGGTTGAACTGAATGGGGTATAAGGTGGCATGTCTTTCTGCCTGTGCACTAGCGGTGTTCTCCAACCCCACTTGGGCAACAAACCCACCGTCAAGAGGCTGATCCCCAGGATTGTCCTCACGCACGTAATGCATCTCACGGGCACTCGTGATGACGCTGCTACGAGTCGGCGTACCGGGCGCTTCTTTGGACTTATCTGCATCGAGTACCTTCTCTCCCCCTGAAGAACCCATGTCACCCATCTTGGGGCTTGCACCTTCCTCCACCTGCATCATTTCATGCTTGATCTCAGCTATCATGGGATGTCTACTGCCAGCAGAAAATGCTTCATCTACAGCAGCTTGTTGCAGAGTTCCCTGAACAATCGATTGCCCGATACTCATTAGACTATCTACAGCAGCTTTGGTGGGGCTCATTGCTGAAAGGCCAAAGGATGTGGAGACTGACGGACTCTGGTCTTCCATTGGCCCTGTTGGCATGGCTTGCTTCGCAGGGCAACCAGCCTCTTCACCAGAAAGGTGTTTAGTAACCAATATGTTCTTGGTAAAAATGGCCTTTCCCCCATCCTCCTCTTCAGTGACAGTCATGTCTGTATCATGGTCATCTGTCGCCTGAATCGTCTCCAGTATCTTCAGACACTGCTCCTCCAAATACTCAATCTCCAATATTTCTGCTGCATACAACAGATCGTCCAAGTCCTCTACTTTGGCTTGCAGTGTGGCAGTGTAAGCATATTCCAGGATCTGTTGGAATGTCTTTGGTGAAAGGAAGTCCAAGGTGTAATGCTGACTGTTGCGTAGAAACAAAATTTCAAACATCTTGCTGGTGCAGGCTAAGACTGTGCGATGGGCGTGGAACTCCTGGCTGTCCACCAAGATCACCACATCACACAGAGTCCCCAACAGTCGCATCTGGTTGGCTTTGTGAAGGAGCACCGAGGGATGCGTGGGATTCTGAAGCTTTACTAACCCCATGGTTAATCAAATCCACAGATGTGTTCTACACTGGACCAATTCATCAGGCTGTCTGTATGGCTGGCTACACGGTCTGTTGTTGAAGTCTTGTGTCACCTGCAAGAAAAAATGGGCAAGAATTTTAAATTGCTTTCTTGTGGAAATGAAGGTTGGCAGTAAATTCTGCTCTCCATCAATCTACCCATCACACATCTCCTTACTGATCTGCACATTCCCTATACCTCAATGATTATGTCTGAAAGACTCAAGGACCACAATATTGTGATGTTGCATTGAATCCATCATCTCCCCCAGAACCCATAAATCTTTCGCTCCAACTTACACAACCCACTGCATTTCTCAAAAGCTTCA from Amblyraja radiata isolate CabotCenter1 chromosome 33, sAmbRad1.1.pri, whole genome shotgun sequence carries:
- the zbtb16 gene encoding zinc finger and BTB domain-containing protein 16, with amino-acid sequence MGLVKLQNPTHPSVLLHKANQMRLLGTLCDVVILVDSQEFHAHRTVLACTSKMFEILFLRNSQHYTLDFLSPKTFQQILEYAYTATLQAKVEDLDDLLYAAEILEIEYLEEQCLKILETIQATDDHDTDMTVTEEEDGGKAIFTKNILVTKHLSGEEAGCPAKQAMPTGPMEDQSPSVSTSFGLSAMSPTKAAVDSLMSIGQSIVQGTLQQAAVDEAFSAGSRHPMIAEIKHEMMQVEEGASPKMGDMGSSGGEKVLDADKSKEAPGTPTRSSVITSAREMHYVREDNPGDQPLDGGFVAQVGLENTASAQAERHATLYPIQFNRRPDGLLEVPASLSSALHVQPALSMAMDFSGYAGLMPQGFIQRELFSKLGELAVGMKTENRSASERCNVCGIELAGNEAIEQHRKMHSGMKTYGCDLCGKRFLDSLRLRMHLLSHSAGAKAFVCDQCGAQFSKEDALESHRQTHTGTDMAVFCLLCGKRFQTQVALQQHMEVHAGVRSYICSECNRTFPSHTALKRHLRSHTGDHPYECEFCGSCFRDECTLKSHKRIHTGEKPYECNGCGKKFSLKHQLETHYRVHTGEKPFECKLCHQRSRDYSAMIKHLRTHNGASPYQCTICLDYCPSLSAMQKHMKSHKPEDIPPDWRIEKTYLYLCYV